The DNA sequence CTTGAGCAAATCGTCGGTGAACATATTGCCAGCTTTCATCGGGCCAACGGTATGGGAGCTGGAAGGGCCGATACCAATTTTGAAAATATCAAATACGCTGACCATAGGGGGTTCCTTTCAGATAGTGCAGGCGGCAAGCGCCTGCACCAAAGACAAACAGAGATTACTCGAACAGGGTGTAGACAATCGCGGTGATGGCAATCAGGCCCAGCAGGGTGACAAACACATTACTCAGTGCGCCGCTGTATTGACGCATAGCCGGTACTTTACGAATGGCGTACATCGGCATCAGGAACAGCAGGCACGCAATAACCGGGCCGCCCAGTGTTTCTATCATGCCTAAAATGCTTGGGTTCAGCGTGGCAACCAGCCATGTGGTCAGCAGCATAAACAGCGCGGTAATGCGGTTCAGCCTGGCTACCGGAACGGTTTTACCCCGGCTGCGCAGCATTTTTATCATCATGCCGTTAAGACCTTCCCCGGCACCCAGATAGTGACCAAGGAAGGATTTGGAAATGGCGATAGTCGCGATGACCGGAGCCATATAGCCCATCACCGGGTTGTTAAAATGGTTTGCCAGATAAGAAAGGATGGAAATGTTCTGTGATTTGGCTTCCATCAAATCAGACGGAGAAAGCGCGAGTACACAGCTGAACACAAAGAACATCACGGTCAGCACCATCATAATGTGGCTACAAGCCAGAATGCGAGAGCATTTTTTCTCGGCATTTTCACCATATTCACGGCGTTTAGCGACAGCAAATGAGGAAATAATCGGAGAGTGGTTAAAGGAGAAAACCATCACCGGGATAGCCAGCCATAAGGTCGCCAGCAAGCCATTACCGGTGGTGCTGTTTGTCAGCGAAATATTATGAAAAACCGTTGTGTTCCAATGCGGAACTAAATACAACGCCAGCATCATTAATACGGCCACAAATGGATAAACTAATACACTCATGGCTTTTACAATCATGGCCTCGCCGAAGCGTACAATAAACATCAGGCCAAGAATAAGAACTAAAGACAAAATGGCGCGAGGCGGCGAGGGTAAATGCAATTGATGAGTAATGAAACTATCAACCGTATTAGTGATGGCGACGCTGTAAACCAGCAGAATAGGGTAAATCGCGAAGAAATAAAGCAGCGTGATTAATTTTCCCGCACCTGTACCAAAATGTTCCTCAACGACTTCGGTAATATCTTCACCGTTTTTCTTACCGGATAAGACAAAACGGCATAATGCGCGATGAGAGAAATACGTCATCGGGAAAGCAATTATTGCCATGATAATTAAAGGAATTAAGCCACCGATACCGGCATTGATGGGTAGAAATAATACACCAGCGCCAATTGCTGTGCCATAAAGACCAAGCATCCAGACGGTATCTGTTTTACGCCAGCCTGAACTTTGCTCCAGTACCTGGCTGCTATCTTGGATTGTGCTCATGAATGTTTCTCCTAGGTGAACACAGAGTATAAAAAATACCGTACCGGCCACAGACCAATACAGAGATAATTCGCAGGTGCCACACAAGACATCATGTGAATTGTTGTCATGTTTATTGTGGCGGCATTTTATATCCTGAACATTGGGGAATAATAGTGAGGCGATCACAGAAATGAACGGAAGTAAAATATTTTATCATTATACCAGAAAAAATAAAATATCACTATTGATGCTTTAAATAATTTATCTATCAGTGGTATCTTTTTTGATGCGTTAATTTAAGGCATGGAATAAATGATGAGAGGAAATATTCTATTTGATAAATAAAATACGCCTGTGGAAAAAACAGCACAACTGATTCATGGAGAAAATAAATTCATAGAATGGCGTGGCAATAAAAAGGGAGATTAACACTCACGAAGGTAGTATAAGAACATTTATATACCCGTCATACTTCACGTTGCAGGTGCGTTGCCTTTCCTCGCTCACCCCGGTCACTGACTTGAGTAAGCTCCTGGGGATTCGCTGCGTCGTCGCCTTCCCGCAACTCGAATTATTTAGGGTGTAACATCATTGATCACATAAAGAAAAACGCCATGCAGTGGCATATCTGGCGGGTAATAATCGGGCAGGCGAGCTGCCCGAGGAAAGGGCGAGGGTTAATCGTCCAGATGCGTTGCGGCCCAGGCCAGGCCAGACTGATACACCGCTGGCAACAGGGGGGCCAGTTGCTTGAGTGTGGCACGTAACGCGGCCTTATCCGGGTGATTCAGGTTCAGGTGGCCGACTTTGCGCCCCGCCCGCACCTCTTTTTCATACCAGTGCAGGTGAATCAAGGGCAGCGTTAACCATTCGAGATTTAGCTCAGTCCCAATCAGGTTCACCATCACAGATGGGCTGGCAACCACAGGCGCAGGCAGCGGCAGGTCGAGAATCGCCCGCAGGTGCAGTTCGAACTGGCTGATGGACGCGCCGTTTTGCGTCCAGTGGCCGCTATTGTGTACCCGGGGAGCCAGTTCATTGATAAGCAGACTATCGCCAACCACAAAACACTCCATCGCCATCACACCGACGTAATTGAGGTGATTCATGATGGCTGACAGCATCTGTTCGGCCTGCTGCTGTAAAGCGCTATCCGGCTCAGGCAGCGCCACGCTGGTGCGCAGAATGCCGTCTTCATGCAGGTTATGGGTCAGTGGATAGAACACGCACTGGCCCTGGGCGCTGCGTGCGCCAACCAGCGAGACTTCGCCAGAAAACGCGATCCCCTGCTCAACAATGCACTCACCGTAACAGTCGGCAGGCAGGCTGTGTTCTTCACCGGGGCGGATACGCCACTGGCCGCGCCCATCATAACCCCCGACGCGGCGTTTCACGATGGCCAGCTCGCCAAGCGCGGCAAACACCGGAGGCCACTCTGATGCCGATGCCAGTAACTGCCAGGGCGCGGTCGCCAGATTGAGCGTATCCAGCAGCTGTTTTTGGCTATAGCGATCGGCCAGTCGCGGGAAGATATCGCGGTTGACGAAGGCCGCGTGCTGCGCCAGTTGGCGGGTTAATGCGGTTTCAGGCCAACGCTCGATTTCAGCGGTGATAATGCTGTGCGCTACCGGAACTGACTCCGGCTCGGCATCCAGCCCGACGGGGTAAACCGCAATACCGAGCGGTTCACCGGCCTGACGTAACATACGACCTAGCTGGCCGTTGCCCAACACACAAACCGGTTTCATGCTTCTTCCCTCGGGTCTGGATGCGTGAGCACTTCGTCGGTTTGTGCCTGACGCCAGGCAGCAAGGCGCGTGGCCAGGTCGCGGTCATGGCGCGCCAGAATCTGTGCGGCCAGCAGGGCCGCGTTGGCTGCACCGGCTTTACCGATAGCCAATGTACCGACCGGAATACCGCGCGGCATTTGGACTATCGAGTAAAGGCTGTCAACGCCGCTTAATGCCGCGCTTTGCACCGGTACACCCAGCACCGGCACCAAGGTTTTCGCTGCCAGCATGCCCGGCAGGTGTGCCGCGCCGCCAGCGCCAGCGATAATGACATCAAAGCCGTTTTCATCAGCCTGTTCAGCAAAGCGAAACAGTTTATCCGGTGTACGGTGTGCGGAGACGACTTCGACATGATAAGGCAGGTTTAGCGTCGTAAGAATGTCTGCGGCAAACTGCATAGTGGCCCAGTCACTCTTTGAACCCATAACAATAGCGATTTTCGCCGGGGCAGCGTTGGATGACATGCCTGTAGTGCTCCTGTGGTCTGCATGACGATGGTGATTGATCAACGACGATAGGACGAGGCGCTCATCGTACGTGATGCGGTCTTGCGTGGCGCAACGGCGACCTGCCAGCCAAGCCACAGGTCGCGAGGGCGTAGAGCATACCATGACCCAGAGGGGAGGAAAACGGTTGCGTAGCGATGAAAAGGGCTTCTTTCGGTAAAAAATGCGCTAAATCTTCGATGCCAGTGGGAAAGTCGTGAGCTGAAGCCCGGCGTGATTGACCTGTAAAACCGACCCCTGGTGATGCCAGGCGCCCAGCACGGCTCGTTCGGCGGTGAGGCCTGCGCCATCAACATTAACATTAACATTAACATTAACATTAACATTAACATCAACGTGGTGAATGGCCGGGCGATGGGTGTGGCCGTGGATAAGTAATGTCGCATGATGGTGCTGTAAGCGCGCTATCACCTCCGCATCGTTCACATCCATGATTGCCATGGGCTTGTGTTGATTCGCCTGCTGGCTGGCTGCGCGCATGCGGGCGGCTATGCCCAGACGCAATGACAGGGGTAACAGCCTGAAAATAAATTGAATCAACGGGTTATGAACTTTACGGCGAAAGCGTTGATAAGCCTGATCGTCAGTACACAGCGTGTCGCCGTGCATTAACAGCGTGCGGCGGCCATACAGGGTTATCACGGTTTCCGTCGGCAATAGCTGTAAACCGCTGCGACGGGCGAAGTGCTTACCGAGTAAAAAGTCCCGATTGCCATGGACAAAGTAGCAAGGGGTACCGCGTTGTGTCAGGTCATGTAGCGCGTTGGCGACGGTGCGGTGCAGTTCGGCCGGATCGTCGTCGCCTATCCAGGCGTCGAACAGATCGCCGAGAATATACAGCGCGTCGGCGCCCGGTGCGTCTTCACGCAGAAAACGCAGAAAACCGGCGGTGATCGCCGGTTCATGTTCGCTAAGATGCAGATCGCTAATAAATAGCGTGGTCATGCAACCGAATTACTCGCTAACGGTGACATGGGTGACAACCACATCTTCTTTCGGCACATCCTGGTGCATGCCGCTACGACCGGTTGCCACAGCCTTGATTTTGTCAACCACATCCAGGCCTTCTACCACTTCGGCAAATACGCAGTAACCCCAGCCGTTCATGCTTTCTGATTTGAAATTCAGGAAATCATTATCCACGACGTTGATGAAGAACTGAGCCGTTGCTGAGTGTGGATCGGCGGTACGCGCCATTGCCAGCGTGCCGCGATTGTTTGCCAGACCATTGTTCGCTTCGTTCTTGACGGGAGCCTGAGTGTCTTTCTGTTTCATGCCCGGTTCAAAACCGCCGCCCTGAATCATGAAGCCGTTGATAACACGGTGGAAAATGGTGTTGTCGTAAAAACCGCTGCGGCAGTAGTTCAAAAAGTTTTCTACAGTAAGCGGTGCTTTATCCGCAAACGTGTTAATCACGATGTCGCCGTGGTTGGTATGAAACGTAATCATAAATGAACCTTACTGTAAGCCAATACACAGAATAATGAGTGATGTTCACCGAGGCGCGAAGCCGCCAAGAGCGCTCTTATAACATAAGTGAATGGTTGAGTCAGCATGGGGGAGGTGGGGGAGGTCGTTCGCTGTTAGCGACAGGCGATTTTATTTCAAATTTACTCTTTAAATATATCTATTTACTTGAATTTATTTGAAATACATTTTTATTGCGTTAAATCAATAATTGCTTTCATTTCGATAGGTTTTTTTACTTTCTAAATTTATTCTAACTGCGGTTGATAGTCACTCTCGTTAACGCACTGTTCATTCAATATTCACTATACAGGTAGGTAAATTATGTTAGACCGGATTAATCAGCTGTTAGACAACCCGGACGGCGGCAAGCTGGTTTTGCGACTGGCATTCAGTATTCTGATGTTGTTTCACGGTGTTCATAAACTCATCGCAGGTGTCGGCGCTATTCAAGGAATGCTGGCTGCTCATGGCTTGCCGGGGTTTATCGCCTATGGCGTGTTTGTCGGTGAGGTGATTACACCGGTTCTGATGATTCTGGGGATTCTGACTCGCCCGGCGGCACTGTCTTTCTCCTTTACCATGCTGGTCGCCTTCCTGTTGGCGCATCCTGAAGCGATTTTCACGCTGGATACAAACCGGTGCCTGGGGCATTGAGGGTGTTGCGGTGTATTTCTTTGCGGGTATTGCCATTGCTCTGCTGGGCAGCGGTAAATACTCTGTGATGAGTAATCCGCGCTGGCGCTAAAACGGCGTCTCTCTCGATGAAAAACCCGGCAATTGCCGGGTTTTTACGTTTACGTCAATGGCATGACGAATAGCCGATGATGGCCGAATAATCGGTTCGTTTGCTTGCAATAGCGCAGGGTTCAGGTTTCAATACGCAGCTGGATCCGAAAACCGGATAAGCACTGATTTTATTAATGATGCGTACCGCAGACCGTTTTGCGCACTTTCCTGCGATGACCCCGTCCTGCGACCCCCTGGCTTGTGAACACCATGGAATGCCCTGATGCTAAAGATCTTTAATACCCTGAGTCGTCAAAAAGAGGAATTCAAACCCATTCACGCTGGCAAAGTTGGCATGTATGTGTGCGGGATAACCGTTTACGACCTGTGTCATATTGGTCATGGCCGTACATTTGTGGCATTTGACGTGGTATCACGCTACCTGCGTTATCTGGGCTATGACGTGAAGTACGTGCGCAATATCACTGATATCGACGATAAAATTATCAAGCGT is a window from the Dickeya lacustris genome containing:
- a CDS encoding HAAAP family serine/threonine permease, with the protein product MSTIQDSSQVLEQSSGWRKTDTVWMLGLYGTAIGAGVLFLPINAGIGGLIPLIIMAIIAFPMTYFSHRALCRFVLSGKKNGEDITEVVEEHFGTGAGKLITLLYFFAIYPILLVYSVAITNTVDSFITHQLHLPSPPRAILSLVLILGLMFIVRFGEAMIVKAMSVLVYPFVAVLMMLALYLVPHWNTTVFHNISLTNSTTGNGLLATLWLAIPVMVFSFNHSPIISSFAVAKRREYGENAEKKCSRILACSHIMMVLTVMFFVFSCVLALSPSDLMEAKSQNISILSYLANHFNNPVMGYMAPVIATIAISKSFLGHYLGAGEGLNGMMIKMLRSRGKTVPVARLNRITALFMLLTTWLVATLNPSILGMIETLGGPVIACLLFLMPMYAIRKVPAMRQYSGALSNVFVTLLGLIAITAIVYTLFE
- the purK gene encoding 5-(carboxyamino)imidazole ribonucleotide synthase; this encodes MKPVCVLGNGQLGRMLRQAGEPLGIAVYPVGLDAEPESVPVAHSIITAEIERWPETALTRQLAQHAAFVNRDIFPRLADRYSQKQLLDTLNLATAPWQLLASASEWPPVFAALGELAIVKRRVGGYDGRGQWRIRPGEEHSLPADCYGECIVEQGIAFSGEVSLVGARSAQGQCVFYPLTHNLHEDGILRTSVALPEPDSALQQQAEQMLSAIMNHLNYVGVMAMECFVVGDSLLINELAPRVHNSGHWTQNGASISQFELHLRAILDLPLPAPVVASPSVMVNLIGTELNLEWLTLPLIHLHWYEKEVRAGRKVGHLNLNHPDKAALRATLKQLAPLLPAVYQSGLAWAATHLDD
- the purE gene encoding 5-(carboxyamino)imidazole ribonucleotide mutase, which translates into the protein MSSNAAPAKIAIVMGSKSDWATMQFAADILTTLNLPYHVEVVSAHRTPDKLFRFAEQADENGFDVIIAGAGGAAHLPGMLAAKTLVPVLGVPVQSAALSGVDSLYSIVQMPRGIPVGTLAIGKAGAANAALLAAQILARHDRDLATRLAAWRQAQTDEVLTHPDPREEA
- the lpxH gene encoding UDP-2,3-diacylglucosamine diphosphatase, whose product is MTTLFISDLHLSEHEPAITAGFLRFLREDAPGADALYILGDLFDAWIGDDDPAELHRTVANALHDLTQRGTPCYFVHGNRDFLLGKHFARRSGLQLLPTETVITLYGRRTLLMHGDTLCTDDQAYQRFRRKVHNPLIQFIFRLLPLSLRLGIAARMRAASQQANQHKPMAIMDVNDAEVIARLQHHHATLLIHGHTHRPAIHHVDVNVNVNVNVNVNVDGAGLTAERAVLGAWHHQGSVLQVNHAGLQLTTFPLASKI
- the ppiB gene encoding peptidylprolyl isomerase B produces the protein MITFHTNHGDIVINTFADKAPLTVENFLNYCRSGFYDNTIFHRVINGFMIQGGGFEPGMKQKDTQAPVKNEANNGLANNRGTLAMARTADPHSATAQFFINVVDNDFLNFKSESMNGWGYCVFAEVVEGLDVVDKIKAVATGRSGMHQDVPKEDVVVTHVTVSE